Genomic window (Drosophila albomicans strain 15112-1751.03 chromosome X, ASM965048v2, whole genome shotgun sequence):
aaagcaaaaacactCAACAGTGACGAATCgcaaagaaaatacaaaaacaataacaaatattaattatcaGTTTTGAAATAAGCTCAACATGTTCAATTTCCATAAGCCACGCGTTTATCGCTCAACAGATGGCTGCTGCATCTGCAGGGCCAAATCAAGCAGTTCGCGCTTCACCGCCTCACGCAAATACGAAAAGGAGTCGATGCAGTGCTTCAATCTCCACGAGCCGCGCAATGGTGAAATTTGCAATGCTTGCGTGTTGCTCGTAAAGCGCTACAAGCGTTTGCCTGTGGGCAGCAAACGTCACTGGGGACACGTAAGTGCAAACGAGATGACAATACCATACATACAGCTTAATCattctctcactctgtctctctcttgtATACGCAGGTTGTTGATGCACGCGCTGGTCCCGGCACCAAATCCTTAGCCAAGCAAAAGAAGCGGGACAATGATAGTGATACAACatcaggaggaggaggaagtaGCAGCTCGCTGCCCGAAAAGTTTGCCAAGATCTTTAAAAAGAATCGCAAGGGCAagataacagcagcaacaacggcaacggcaacagcatcGTCATCTATTGACCGtgagctgcaactgcagcaacagctgctttGCAAGGAGCGATCACCACACTCGGAGGACCAGCCCAGCGACTCAAATGAGagcaacgacgacgagcagctgcagttgcaacatgTGGCCACAACAGTGGCTGCGACAACGCCATATCAGACACGCAAACGCACCGCAGCCGCTGCACTAGCCACAGCTTCCATCTCACTATcgccatcatcattatcatcatcctcatcagCGCCATCTGTTGGCAGCGGACGGCAACGTCTGCGTTTGACGGGCAGCAAGCGACGTCGCATGCTGGAGCCGCGCAAAAATCGACGTGCTGTTGACAATGTGCCCTTCTTTGAGGAGCACGATCTGCTGCGTCTCGATGTCTGCTGTGGCACCGTCTTCCAAAGTCTGTCGCTCGGCAGCGCTTGCTACATTATCGATCCGGAGCTCTACAAGCCATGCGAAAAGCATCGCAGACGtggccagcaacagcaacaacaggtgACAGAGCAGCAAAAGAAGCTGCTGGCAGTGCAACAGCATCAAGTGAGCAGCATTAGCAgcgcgacgacgacgttgacgACGCCGACGCCGAGTCAGGCGCCAATTCCAACGCCGGCGTTGAAGAAGCATCATTTGTTCTTTATGCGACAATCGGAGTCATTTCCACAGGGTGAAATCCATAGAATAAGTCCAATTCCATTGAATAAGACTGAGGCAATGCCACCGacaccaacacaaacacaaacagcaacaaatgtacaacaacaacaacagcaacagcaacattccACACTGATGCTAAAGCCCGGCGTGGGAGTGACGCCATCTGTTGGCCTGCTGCATGTTGGCAtgatgacagcaacaacagccacagcagtagcagcaacaaccaacaacacgacaacaacaacagctgttggcgcagcatcgccatcgtcattgtcatcgtcatcgaaCTGCTCGACATCGTCATCGGTGGCCACCAAATTCAATGACAACTCATCCGACTCGGGTTTCGATGAGCATGTGTTGGAGCGCAAGTCCGTTAGTCCGCCAACGGTGAGTAGTGTCGtgtgacagacagacaaaagcTCGCTGGCATAACatttgcctgctgcttgctTGCCATCGTTTTCCTAGCTGATCCGTGTTTCCATCAATCTTATTGTTGTCTATCTATTTCACAGCAGGATGAACTGCACTTGCAGGAGAAGAAGCAGCATCAGTTGCAGCAGAGAACTGCAGGCGGCGGCGGAA
Coding sequences:
- the LOC117578159 gene encoding uncharacterized protein LOC117578159 isoform X1; this translates as MFNFHKPRVYRSTDGCCICRAKSSSSRFTASRKYEKESMQCFNLHEPRNGEICNACVLLVKRYKRLPVGSKRHWGHVVDARAGPGTKSLAKQKKRDNDSDTTSGGGGSSSSLPEKFAKIFKKNRKGKITAATTATATASSSIDRELQLQQQLLCKERSPHSEDQPSDSNESNDDEQLQLQHVATTVAATTPYQTRKRTAAAALATASISLSPSSLSSSSSAPSVGSGRQRLRLTGSKRRRMLEPRKNRRAVDNVPFFEEHDLLRLDVCCGTVFQSLSLGSACYIIDPELYKPCEKHRRRGQQQQQQVTEQQKKLLAVQQHQVSSISSATTTLTTPTPSQAPIPTPALKKHHLFFMRQSESFPQGEIHRISPIPLNKTEAMPPTPTQTQTATNVQQQQQQQQHSTLMLKPGVGVTPSVGLLHVGMMTATTATAVAATTNNTTTTTAVGAASPSSLSSSSNCSTSSSVATKFNDNSSDSGFDEHVLERKSVSPPTQDELHLQEKKQHQLQQRTAGGGGMQRLILASGLPISGQSQNLVLTGNEFTARFVQTPPQMLKITTTGNASGGVAATAGSQSSGNSNNKMRAIFNSANTIQHENGVTTILPASSLAASNQTAAMNAIAPSTVTITPAAANAKFILLKPSTAIGSKHPTTATTTTPPEVKIA
- the LOC117578159 gene encoding uncharacterized protein LOC117578159 isoform X2 → MFNFHKPRVYRSTDGCCICRAKSSSSRFTASRKYEKESMQCFNLHEPRNGEICNACVLLVKRYKRLPVGSKRHWGHVVDARAGPGTKSLAKQKKRDNDSDTTSGGGGSSSSLPEKFAKIFKKNRKGKITAATTATATASSSIDRELQLQQQLLCKERSPHSEDQPSDSNESNDDEQLQLQHVATTVAATTPYQTRKRTAAAALATASISLSPSSLSSSSSAPSVGSGRQRLRLTGSKRRRMLEPRKNRRAVDNVPFFEEHDLLRLDVCCGTVFQSLSLGSACYIIDPELYKPCEKHRRRGQQQQQQVTEQQKKLLAVQQHQVSSISSATTTLTTPTPSQAPIPTPALKKHHLFFMRQSESFPQGEIHRISPIPLNKTEAMPPTPTQTQTATNVQQQQQQQQHSTLMLKPGVGVTPSVGLLHVGMMTATTATAVAATTNNTTTTTAVGAASPSSLSSSSNCSTSSSVATKFNDNSSDSGFDEHVLERKSVSPPTDELHLQEKKQHQLQQRTAGGGGMQRLILASGLPISGQSQNLVLTGNEFTARFVQTPPQMLKITTTGNASGGVAATAGSQSSGNSNNKMRAIFNSANTIQHENGVTTILPASSLAASNQTAAMNAIAPSTVTITPAAANAKFILLKPSTAIGSKHPTTATTTTPPEVKIA